From the genome of Halomonas sp. 1513, one region includes:
- a CDS encoding enoyl-CoA hydratase (Catalyzes the reversible hydration of unsaturated fatty acyl-CoA to beta-hydroxyacyl-CoA): MNEESLLFEVRDGVAWLGFNRPQSRNAMTWEMYDALESRCDQLATDAQIHAVVLHGVGGEAFVAGTDITQFSDFSKPEDAIGYERRIDRVVGKLETLNKPTIALIEGACVGGGAALAMVCDFRYCTPSLKFGVPIAKTLGNCLSITNVSRLIDMVGIARTKEALMLGKLFSADEASQAGLVNAVIEPGAIHAEVAEVAAQFSRRAPLTVQASKVLVGRVQEQRRAARDAGDDWVITCYMSDDFKAAVNKFVNKTPFVWTGH, encoded by the coding sequence ATGAACGAAGAGAGTCTGCTGTTTGAGGTGCGCGACGGCGTGGCCTGGCTGGGTTTCAATCGCCCACAGAGCCGCAACGCCATGACCTGGGAAATGTATGACGCCCTGGAGTCGCGCTGCGATCAACTGGCAACGGATGCGCAGATACACGCCGTGGTGCTGCATGGTGTTGGTGGAGAGGCCTTTGTGGCCGGCACCGATATCACCCAGTTCAGCGACTTCTCGAAGCCCGAGGATGCGATCGGCTACGAGCGTCGCATCGATCGGGTGGTTGGCAAGCTGGAGACCCTGAACAAGCCTACTATCGCGCTGATCGAGGGCGCCTGCGTCGGCGGCGGTGCAGCGCTGGCCATGGTCTGCGACTTTCGCTACTGCACGCCTAGCCTCAAGTTCGGGGTGCCGATCGCCAAGACCCTGGGCAACTGCCTGTCGATCACCAACGTCTCACGGCTGATCGACATGGTCGGCATCGCGCGGACCAAGGAGGCGCTGATGCTGGGCAAGCTGTTCAGCGCCGACGAGGCAAGCCAGGCTGGCCTCGTCAATGCCGTCATCGAGCCCGGCGCGATCCATGCCGAGGTGGCCGAGGTGGCCGCGCAGTTCTCCCGACGCGCGCCGCTTACCGTGCAGGCCAGCAAGGTACTGGTGGGGCGCGTTCAGGAGCAGCGGCGGGCTGCCCGTGACGCCGGCGATGACTGGGTTATCACCTGCTATATGAGCGATGACTTCAAGGCGGCGGTGAACAAGTTCGTCAACAAGACGCCGTTCGTGTGGACGGGCCACTAA
- a CDS encoding C4-dicarboxylate ABC transporter permease, with the protein MTLPFMIIGLIGLILMGLPIAVALAIVATVAIVSFQGLDMLPNIGLTMFEGASSFPLLAIPMFVLAGAIMNTGGISKRLIAFASALFGFVRGGLAMINVGVSLFFAEISGSAVADVAATGSVLIPAMKKRGYPAPFAAAVTSSSASLAIIIPPSIPMILYGVMSGASIVQLFVAGIVPGLLGAGGLAALCYYYARKYNWPVEEVFQWKRVKQTAKEASWALTLPIIILGSIFGGFVTATEGAGLAVAAAIFISAVIYRELDMRTLYKAIIDGGQQTAVVMLLVAASALIGVFLTEMRMPQQLAQAVLSLTDNKYAILMMLNVFFLLIGLFLHSAAAIILVVPIVMPLVGAAGIDPVHFGLVVCLNLAIGQQTPPVASVLITACSIAKSDVWSVTRSNLGFISVLLVVLLMVTYIPAIPMALVEFFYR; encoded by the coding sequence ATGACACTGCCGTTTATGATAATTGGCTTGATCGGACTGATCCTGATGGGGCTGCCCATCGCCGTGGCGCTGGCGATCGTGGCGACGGTAGCCATCGTATCGTTTCAGGGCCTCGATATGCTGCCCAACATCGGGTTGACCATGTTCGAGGGAGCGAGCAGCTTCCCCTTGCTGGCGATTCCGATGTTCGTGCTGGCCGGTGCCATCATGAACACCGGCGGGATCTCCAAGCGCCTGATCGCCTTTGCCTCGGCGCTGTTCGGCTTTGTCCGCGGCGGGCTGGCGATGATCAATGTCGGCGTCTCGCTGTTCTTCGCCGAGATTTCAGGCTCGGCGGTGGCCGACGTGGCCGCCACCGGCTCGGTGCTGATCCCGGCCATGAAGAAGCGCGGGTACCCGGCGCCCTTCGCCGCGGCGGTCACCTCCTCCTCGGCGTCCCTGGCGATCATCATTCCGCCCTCCATCCCGATGATCCTGTATGGCGTCATGTCCGGTGCCTCCATCGTCCAGCTGTTCGTGGCCGGTATCGTGCCCGGGCTGCTCGGCGCGGGCGGTCTGGCGGCGCTGTGCTACTACTATGCGCGCAAGTACAACTGGCCGGTGGAGGAGGTGTTCCAGTGGAAGCGGGTCAAGCAGACCGCCAAGGAGGCCAGCTGGGCGCTGACCCTGCCGATCATCATCCTCGGCTCGATCTTTGGTGGTTTCGTTACTGCGACCGAAGGTGCCGGCCTGGCAGTAGCGGCCGCTATCTTCATCAGCGCGGTGATCTATCGTGAGCTGGACATGCGTACGCTCTACAAGGCGATCATCGACGGCGGCCAGCAGACCGCGGTGGTGATGCTCTTGGTGGCGGCGTCGGCCTTGATCGGGGTGTTCCTGACCGAGATGCGCATGCCCCAGCAGTTGGCCCAGGCGGTGCTCAGCCTGACCGACAACAAGTACGCGATCCTGATGATGCTGAATGTGTTCTTCCTGCTGATCGGGCTCTTCCTGCACTCGGCCGCGGCGATCATTCTGGTGGTGCCTATCGTGATGCCGCTGGTCGGTGCGGCCGGGATCGATCCGGTGCACTTCGGCCTGGTGGTCTGCCTCAACCTGGCGATTGGCCAGCAGACCCCGCCGGTGGCGAGCGTGCTGATTACCGCCTGCTCGATCGCCAAGTCGGATGTGTGGTCGGTGACGCGCTCCAACCTGGGCTTTATCAGCGTCTTGCTGGTGGTGCTCCTGATGGTCACCTATATCCCGGCGATTCCCATGGCGCTGGTCGAGTTCTTCTACCGCTAA
- a CDS encoding C4-dicarboxylate ABC transporter permease, whose protein sequence is MGTLNQISRIMERLLEIITVVLMVSLTLVVLYAVVTRYAWRTPSWYDEVAAIMLVWLTYYAGALAALKRGHIGVDGVVAAMPVHIRMPVTYVSEALFIGFFLVLGWAGLVVLDVMQGMALITLRWVPMSFTQSVIPIGAGLFIIAQLLSMPSHLAKVRAGLTQEEEEIRHAIAEAERDNARAGFTAESLTKRDQP, encoded by the coding sequence ATGGGCACTCTGAACCAAATCTCTCGCATCATGGAGCGTTTGCTCGAGATCATCACGGTAGTGCTGATGGTGTCGCTGACGCTGGTGGTGCTGTATGCGGTGGTGACCCGCTACGCCTGGCGAACGCCCTCCTGGTATGACGAAGTCGCCGCCATCATGCTGGTCTGGTTGACCTACTACGCCGGGGCCCTGGCGGCGCTCAAGCGAGGACATATCGGTGTCGACGGGGTGGTCGCCGCCATGCCGGTGCATATCCGTATGCCGGTGACCTATGTCTCCGAAGCGCTGTTTATCGGCTTCTTCCTGGTGCTCGGCTGGGCTGGGCTAGTGGTCCTGGACGTGATGCAGGGCATGGCCTTGATCACTCTGCGCTGGGTACCCATGTCCTTTACCCAGTCGGTCATTCCCATCGGCGCTGGGCTATTTATCATCGCCCAACTACTCAGCATGCCGAGTCATCTGGCCAAGGTACGCGCCGGCCTGACTCAGGAAGAGGAGGAGATCCGCCACGCCATTGCCGAGGCCGAGCGTGACAATGCGCGGGCCGGCTTCACTGCGGAATCACTGACTAAGAGGGATCAGCCATGA